The proteins below come from a single Agromyces flavus genomic window:
- a CDS encoding DNA polymerase IV — translation MSRQDGSSRQVTTGPVDDSATPILHVDMDAFFVSVELLRRPELRGKPVLVGGTAGRGVVAAASYEARRYGVNSAMPMSVALQRCPNAVVLRGDYRRYAEYSDRVMTIFRELTPLVEPLSIDEAFLDVSGARRLHGSPAEIAWTIRRRVHDETGLTCSVGVAASKYVAKVASGRAKPDGMLVVPAAETTAFLHPLPVSALWGVGRVTEESLLKLGLRTVGDVAAMPLDALTRAVGPALAARLSRLANGIDPRDVETRRVEKSIGHETTFDHDLVAPDDIARELLRLAADVGVRLRKAGLVARTVTLKLRYGDFTTVTRSRTLAEPTDVARRIYEEALVPLGELVGDGRRVRLIGVRAEQLRDAGGGAPLWDPDEDWRDAERTIDEVTRRFGRGAVRPAALVRPGGPGLMPTAGAGWERDDADESGRSSERPRP, via the coding sequence CGATCCTGCACGTCGACATGGATGCCTTCTTCGTCTCCGTCGAGTTGTTGCGACGCCCCGAGCTTCGGGGCAAGCCCGTGCTGGTGGGCGGCACCGCCGGCCGGGGCGTCGTGGCGGCGGCGAGCTACGAGGCCCGCCGGTACGGCGTCAACTCGGCCATGCCGATGTCGGTCGCGCTGCAGCGCTGTCCGAACGCCGTCGTGCTGCGCGGCGACTACCGGAGGTACGCCGAGTACTCCGACCGCGTCATGACGATCTTCCGCGAGCTCACGCCGCTCGTCGAGCCGCTCTCGATCGATGAGGCGTTCCTCGACGTGTCGGGCGCTCGCCGGCTGCACGGCAGCCCGGCCGAGATCGCCTGGACCATCCGACGCCGCGTGCACGACGAGACCGGGCTCACGTGCTCGGTGGGCGTCGCCGCCAGCAAGTACGTGGCGAAGGTCGCGTCGGGTCGCGCCAAGCCCGACGGCATGCTCGTCGTGCCGGCCGCCGAGACCACCGCGTTCCTGCACCCGCTGCCCGTCTCGGCACTGTGGGGCGTCGGTCGCGTGACCGAGGAGTCCCTGCTCAAGCTCGGACTGCGCACCGTCGGCGACGTCGCCGCCATGCCGCTCGACGCCCTGACCCGGGCGGTCGGCCCGGCGCTCGCCGCCCGGCTGTCGCGGTTGGCGAACGGCATCGATCCGCGTGACGTCGAGACCCGGCGCGTCGAGAAGAGCATCGGCCACGAGACGACATTCGACCACGACCTCGTCGCGCCTGACGACATCGCCAGGGAGCTGCTCCGCCTCGCCGCCGACGTCGGCGTGCGGCTGCGGAAGGCGGGCTTGGTGGCGCGCACGGTGACGCTGAAGCTCCGCTACGGCGACTTCACCACGGTGACCCGGTCGCGCACGCTCGCGGAGCCGACCGATGTCGCGCGCCGCATCTACGAGGAGGCGCTCGTCCCGCTCGGGGAGCTCGTGGGCGACGGGCGTCGCGTGCGCCTCATCGGCGTGCGCGCCGAGCAACTCCGCGACGCGGGCGGTGGCGCTCCGCTGTGGGACCCCGACGAGGACTGGCGCGATGCCGAGCGCACCATCGATGAGGTGACCCGGAGGTTCGGTCGCGGCGCGGTCCGTCCGGCCGCGCTCGTCCGTCCCGGCGGGCCGGGCCTGATGCCGACGGCCGGCGCCGGGTGGGAGCGGGACGACGCCGACGAGTCGGGGCGGTCGTCGGAGCGCCCGCGTCCGTGA
- a CDS encoding ECF transporter S component — translation MHETTRGTDRTHDVAGEPIAAETATDTSARRTSHWRVVDIVVASVIGVATGLVFLFWNNVGYAWFSAADALTPGLGGVAVGIWLIGGVLGGLIIRKPGAALYVELLAAIVSALIGNQWGIETIYSGLAQGLGAELVFLATGYRRFGVVTAMLAGAAAGLGAWTLELFTSGNLQKSAEFLFLYLGTVVASGAILAGLLGWLVVRALAATGALNRFAAGRDVTGRV, via the coding sequence GTGCACGAGACCACCCGCGGCACCGACCGCACCCACGACGTCGCCGGCGAGCCGATCGCGGCCGAGACGGCGACCGACACGTCCGCGCGGCGCACCTCCCACTGGCGCGTCGTCGACATCGTCGTCGCGAGCGTCATCGGCGTGGCGACCGGCCTGGTGTTCCTCTTCTGGAACAACGTCGGCTACGCCTGGTTCAGCGCGGCCGACGCGCTGACGCCTGGACTCGGGGGCGTCGCCGTCGGCATCTGGCTCATCGGCGGCGTGCTCGGCGGCCTGATCATCCGCAAGCCGGGTGCGGCCCTCTACGTCGAACTGCTCGCGGCGATCGTCTCCGCGCTCATCGGCAACCAGTGGGGCATCGAGACCATCTACTCCGGGCTCGCGCAGGGCCTGGGCGCTGAACTGGTCTTCCTCGCGACGGGCTATCGCCGATTCGGCGTCGTCACGGCGATGCTCGCCGGAGCGGCTGCGGGCCTGGGGGCCTGGACGCTCGAGCTGTTCACGTCCGGCAACCTGCAGAAGTCGGCCGAGTTCCTGTTCCTCTACCTCGGCACCGTCGTGGCCTCGGGCGCGATCCTCGCGGGACTGCTCGGCTGGCTCGTCGTCCGCGCGCTCGCGGCGACCGGCGCGCTCAACCGATTCGCCGCCGGACGGGACGTGACCGGACGGGTCTGA
- a CDS encoding ABC transporter ATP-binding protein translates to MEHDRTLARPARVDATGWGWRHAGRVRPALQGIDLAIDPGERVLLLGPSGSGKSTLLHALAGVLGGDDEGESVGSLRIDGRPAPEARGRAGLVLQDPDSQVILARVGDDVAFGCENLGVPREEIWRRVADAVDAVGLDLPLDHPTSRLSGGQKQRLALAGAIAMRPGLLLLDEPTANLDPVGVAEVREAVGRVLERTGATLVVVEHRVEVWQHLVDRVIILGADGDVVADGAPDEILTARASELAAAGVWVPGVPLGVPEAAAGVPTVALPDGTALLSTRDLAIGRPRGTVLHEGLELALPRGTSTVLTGPNGAGKSTLALTLGGLLAPRAGAVIAASGFARGLPSSPVRWRSRDLLTRIGTVFQEPEHQFVAATVRDEVAVAPRALGLGPAAVTARVGEILERLRLDHLAGANPFTLSGGEARRLSVGSVLATRPEVVILDEPTFGQDRLGWVELVRLLHELVAGGTTLLSVTHDLAFTASLGERRLELGVRAPAGSRS, encoded by the coding sequence GTGGAGCACGACCGCACGCTCGCCCGCCCCGCCCGCGTGGACGCCACGGGGTGGGGGTGGCGGCACGCCGGCCGCGTGCGCCCGGCGCTGCAGGGCATCGACCTCGCGATCGACCCGGGGGAGCGGGTCCTGCTCCTCGGGCCATCCGGCTCCGGCAAGTCGACCCTGCTTCACGCCCTCGCCGGCGTCCTCGGAGGCGACGATGAGGGCGAGTCCGTCGGCTCGCTGCGCATCGACGGCCGGCCGGCACCCGAAGCCCGTGGGCGCGCCGGGCTCGTGCTCCAGGACCCCGACTCCCAGGTCATCCTGGCGCGAGTCGGCGACGACGTGGCGTTCGGGTGCGAGAACCTCGGGGTTCCGCGCGAGGAGATCTGGCGTCGCGTCGCGGACGCGGTCGACGCGGTGGGGCTCGACCTTCCGCTGGACCATCCGACGTCGCGTCTCTCGGGCGGGCAGAAGCAGCGCCTCGCACTCGCCGGTGCGATCGCCATGCGGCCCGGGCTGCTCCTGCTCGACGAGCCCACGGCGAACCTCGATCCGGTGGGCGTCGCCGAGGTGCGCGAGGCCGTCGGCCGCGTCCTCGAGCGCACGGGCGCGACTCTCGTCGTCGTGGAGCACCGGGTCGAGGTCTGGCAGCACCTCGTCGACCGCGTGATCATCCTCGGCGCCGACGGCGACGTCGTCGCAGACGGGGCGCCGGACGAGATCCTCACCGCGCGGGCCTCGGAGTTGGCCGCCGCCGGCGTCTGGGTGCCCGGCGTGCCGCTCGGCGTGCCCGAGGCGGCGGCCGGCGTGCCCACCGTCGCGCTTCCGGATGGCACGGCGCTCCTCTCGACGCGCGACCTCGCCATCGGCCGACCGCGCGGAACGGTGCTCCACGAGGGGCTCGAGCTGGCGCTCCCGCGCGGGACGTCCACCGTGCTCACCGGACCCAACGGCGCCGGCAAGTCCACGCTCGCGCTCACGCTGGGCGGCCTGCTCGCACCCCGCGCCGGCGCGGTGATCGCCGCGAGCGGGTTCGCGCGCGGGCTCCCGAGCAGCCCGGTCCGGTGGCGCTCGCGCGACCTGCTCACGCGGATCGGCACGGTCTTCCAGGAACCGGAGCACCAGTTCGTGGCCGCAACCGTCCGCGACGAGGTCGCCGTGGCGCCGCGGGCGCTGGGTCTCGGTCCCGCCGCGGTCACCGCACGCGTCGGCGAGATCCTCGAACGACTCCGACTCGATCATCTCGCGGGCGCCAATCCGTTCACGCTCTCCGGCGGCGAGGCCCGCCGGCTCTCGGTGGGGTCGGTCCTCGCGACCCGTCCCGAGGTCGTGATCCTCGACGAACCGACGTTCGGACAGGATCGCCTCGGCTGGGTCGAGCTCGTACGACTCCTGCACGAGCTCGTCGCGGGTGGGACCACGCTGCTGTCCGTCACCCACGACCTCGCCTTCACCGCCTCGCTCGGCGAGCGTCGGCTCGAGCTCGGCGTGCGCGCCCCCGCCGGGAGTCGCTCATGA
- a CDS encoding energy-coupling factor transporter transmembrane component T family protein has translation MTAHELATTDVQPTLRFVDRVNPVTRLAAAMVLTTPLLLTVDWVSAAIALGIQLVLFAVAGVTPAVLVRRTWPILIAAPVAGLSMLLYGEPSGTVYWELWLARITDGSIELAIAVTVRVLAIGLPAALLFMRVDPTDLADGLAQIARLPARFVLGALAATRLVGLFVEDWRAMSLARRARGIGDHGAIRRAATMAFALLVLAIRRGSKLATAMEARGFGAHAPRTWARPSRVGLVDAVLLVLAAAIAAIAIAGSIWAGTFHPVWA, from the coding sequence ATGACCGCGCACGAGCTCGCCACGACCGACGTCCAGCCGACGCTTCGGTTCGTCGACCGCGTGAACCCGGTCACCCGGCTGGCGGCCGCGATGGTGCTGACGACCCCGCTGCTGCTCACCGTCGACTGGGTGAGCGCCGCGATCGCGCTCGGCATCCAGCTCGTGCTGTTCGCCGTGGCCGGCGTGACCCCGGCCGTGCTCGTACGCCGGACCTGGCCCATCCTGATCGCCGCTCCCGTCGCCGGGCTCAGCATGCTCCTCTACGGGGAGCCGTCCGGCACCGTGTACTGGGAGCTGTGGCTCGCGCGCATCACCGATGGCTCGATCGAGCTCGCGATCGCGGTCACCGTACGCGTCCTCGCGATCGGCCTGCCCGCCGCGCTGCTGTTCATGCGCGTCGACCCGACCGACCTCGCCGACGGGCTGGCGCAGATCGCCCGGCTCCCGGCGCGGTTCGTGCTCGGCGCACTGGCGGCGACGCGGCTCGTGGGCCTCTTCGTCGAGGACTGGCGCGCGATGTCGCTCGCTCGGCGAGCGCGGGGCATCGGCGACCATGGCGCCATCCGTCGCGCCGCGACCATGGCGTTCGCGCTGCTGGTGCTCGCGATCCGGCGAGGCTCGAAGCTCGCCACCGCGATGGAGGCCCGCGGATTCGGCGCGCACGCGCCGCGCACCTGGGCTCGTCCATCGCGGGTCGGGCTGGTCGACGCGGTGCTGCTCGTGCTGGCGGCCGCGATCGCGGCGATCGCGATCGCCGGGTCGATCTGGGCGGGCACGTTCCACCCGGTGTGGGCGTGA
- a CDS encoding nucleoside/nucleotide kinase family protein, translating to MTRGGAMGLEPAVRLVRRVAAGRRHPLVLVDGPSGAGKSTFAAVLVRGWPGAEPVVVRVDEAIPGWRGLRRGAAALAVSLVGPNSRGAVGAVHRWDWLADRGGGVQRVRPGRALVVDGCGAFRAGRDRPDAIRVWVDAPYIERRERALARDRGAFDPYWDEWEADWRRYLVRAALNEHAVIRVRLGDRAARGA from the coding sequence GTGACCCGCGGCGGCGCGATGGGGCTCGAGCCCGCGGTGCGCCTGGTCCGACGCGTCGCGGCGGGCCGACGCCATCCGCTCGTCCTGGTGGACGGGCCGAGCGGTGCCGGCAAGTCGACCTTCGCCGCGGTACTCGTGCGAGGCTGGCCGGGCGCCGAGCCCGTCGTGGTGCGCGTCGATGAGGCGATACCCGGATGGCGCGGCCTTCGCCGCGGCGCGGCCGCATTGGCCGTCTCGCTCGTGGGGCCGAATTCGCGCGGCGCGGTCGGCGCCGTCCACCGATGGGACTGGCTCGCCGACCGCGGCGGCGGAGTGCAACGGGTCAGGCCGGGCCGGGCGCTCGTCGTCGACGGCTGCGGCGCCTTCCGCGCCGGACGGGATCGGCCCGACGCCATCCGCGTCTGGGTCGACGCACCGTACATCGAGCGGCGTGAGCGCGCGCTCGCGCGCGACCGAGGCGCATTCGACCCGTACTGGGACGAGTGGGAGGCGGACTGGCGCCGGTACCTCGTCCGGGCGGCGCTGAACGAGCACGCGGTGATCCGGGTCCGACTCGGCGACCGGGCCGCGCGCGGCGCATGA
- a CDS encoding serine hydrolase family protein, producing the protein MSRSPGRVIGIAVGTLAILAVGVYGPAMLLGPLPAVSVRVDEAQAAAAEPAAVVLPDDGASAVALVGESGEAELVASLADDEPAPIGGAAKLVTALVTVDSLPLEEGTSGPDIRIGAADYSAYLTYQAEGSRALKVSPGENWNERDVLRALMLASSNNHADTLATWSFGSVENYVREANGWLEEQGFATLRVADATGLSGENVGTAAELARLAGLVLADPTLGPMFLAGEGPLAADDRRIPDVIAHLGGDGIRAMSRSYTDEAALSFVFTAEIEVGDETRRLVGAMTGVDDYETLDPAVLAAVESMQAASAPIEIIPAGASYGEVRAAWGERARLVASAARTDAAFGAAPDAATVAVEPFTTAAAGRQVGTVTVRLGERDVSSALELDAAIRDPGPVWRLTHPGELIGAFLDGSA; encoded by the coding sequence ATGAGTCGCTCCCCCGGACGCGTGATCGGCATCGCCGTCGGCACGCTCGCGATCCTCGCCGTCGGCGTGTACGGCCCGGCGATGCTGCTCGGCCCCCTGCCGGCGGTCTCCGTCCGCGTCGACGAAGCGCAGGCCGCCGCCGCCGAGCCGGCCGCCGTGGTCCTGCCCGACGATGGCGCGTCCGCCGTGGCGCTCGTCGGCGAGTCCGGCGAGGCCGAGCTCGTCGCCTCGCTCGCCGATGACGAGCCCGCGCCGATCGGCGGAGCGGCCAAGCTCGTCACCGCACTCGTGACGGTGGACTCGCTCCCCCTCGAGGAGGGGACGAGCGGTCCCGACATCCGGATCGGCGCCGCCGACTACTCGGCGTACCTCACCTATCAGGCAGAGGGGTCGCGCGCGTTGAAGGTCTCGCCCGGCGAGAACTGGAACGAGCGCGACGTCCTGCGTGCACTCATGCTCGCCTCGAGCAACAACCACGCCGACACGCTGGCGACGTGGTCCTTCGGCAGCGTCGAGAACTACGTTCGCGAGGCGAACGGATGGCTCGAGGAGCAGGGCTTCGCCACGCTTCGCGTCGCCGACGCGACCGGCTTGTCGGGCGAGAACGTGGGCACCGCGGCCGAACTTGCGCGGCTCGCGGGCCTCGTGCTCGCCGACCCGACGCTGGGACCGATGTTCCTCGCCGGCGAGGGACCGCTGGCGGCCGATGACCGCCGCATCCCCGATGTCATCGCGCACCTCGGCGGCGACGGGATCCGCGCGATGAGCCGCAGCTACACCGACGAGGCCGCGCTGTCCTTCGTGTTCACCGCCGAGATCGAGGTCGGCGACGAGACGCGGCGACTCGTGGGCGCCATGACGGGCGTCGACGACTACGAGACGCTCGATCCGGCCGTCCTGGCCGCCGTCGAGAGCATGCAAGCCGCCTCGGCGCCCATCGAGATCATCCCCGCGGGTGCCTCCTACGGCGAGGTGCGGGCCGCGTGGGGCGAGCGGGCGCGCCTCGTCGCGTCAGCTGCCCGAACGGATGCCGCCTTCGGTGCAGCGCCCGACGCGGCGACGGTCGCCGTCGAACCGTTCACCACCGCGGCGGCCGGACGACAGGTCGGCACCGTGACCGTGCGGCTCGGCGAACGCGACGTGAGCTCGGCACTCGAACTCGACGCGGCGATCCGCGACCCGGGGCCGGTCTGGCGACTCACGCACCCCGGCGAGCTGATCGGCGCGTTCCTCGACGGCAGCGCCTGA
- a CDS encoding metallopeptidase family protein: protein MELDAEAFEQLVVDELDQLPDDMVDGLENVVFVVEDRPEDGSLDLLGLYEGTALTERDRYGFGEMPDRIVLYREPLLAVAETEAELRDEIHVTLVHEIAHFYGIDDDRLHELGWA, encoded by the coding sequence GTGGAACTCGACGCCGAGGCCTTCGAGCAGCTCGTCGTCGATGAGCTCGACCAGCTCCCCGACGACATGGTCGACGGCCTCGAGAACGTCGTGTTCGTCGTCGAGGATCGCCCTGAAGACGGGTCGCTCGACCTGCTCGGCCTCTACGAGGGCACCGCACTGACCGAGCGCGACCGGTACGGGTTCGGCGAGATGCCCGACCGCATCGTGCTCTACCGCGAGCCCCTGCTCGCCGTCGCCGAGACCGAGGCCGAGCTCCGCGACGAGATCCACGTCACGCTCGTGCACGAGATCGCGCATTTCTACGGCATCGACGACGACCGGCTGCACGAGCTGGGCTGGGCATGA
- the orn gene encoding oligoribonuclease: MASSSDRLVWIDCEMTGLDLEVDELVEIAVVITDYDLNPVDAGIDIVIKPDASALESMSDFVRAMHTDSGLIDEIPNGVSLAEAEYEVLEYVLKHVPDEQKAPLAGNSIGTDRAFLTRFMPRLDAHLHYRNVDVSSIKELAKRWYPRAYFNAPAKDGGHRALADILESIRELQYYRRAVFVADPGPTSQELQAIAADIVGHGASEDSREASLEPAPVSSSAPNVV; encoded by the coding sequence ATGGCATCCTCGAGTGACCGACTGGTCTGGATCGACTGCGAGATGACCGGGCTCGACCTCGAGGTCGACGAACTGGTCGAGATCGCGGTGGTCATCACCGACTACGACCTGAACCCCGTCGACGCCGGGATCGACATCGTGATCAAGCCCGACGCGAGCGCGCTCGAGTCGATGAGCGACTTCGTGCGCGCCATGCACACCGATTCGGGGCTCATCGACGAGATCCCGAACGGCGTCTCGCTGGCCGAAGCCGAGTACGAGGTGCTCGAATACGTGCTCAAGCACGTTCCCGACGAGCAGAAGGCCCCGCTCGCCGGGAACTCGATCGGCACCGACCGCGCGTTCCTCACCCGTTTCATGCCGCGGCTCGACGCGCACCTCCACTACCGCAACGTCGACGTCTCCTCGATCAAGGAGCTCGCCAAGCGCTGGTATCCGCGGGCATACTTCAACGCTCCTGCGAAGGACGGCGGCCACCGCGCCCTCGCCGACATCCTCGAGTCGATCCGCGAGCTGCAGTACTACCGCCGCGCGGTGTTCGTCGCCGACCCGGGTCCGACCAGCCAGGAACTGCAGGCCATCGCGGCCGACATCGTGGGCCATGGTGCGTCCGAGGACTCGCGCGAGGCCTCGCTCGAGCCCGCTCCCGTGTCATCGAGCGCCCCCAACGTGGTGTAA
- a CDS encoding cation:proton antiporter yields MTVDLSTLVLVPAIAAIAPLATRAVGRWLAIPLVVFEITLGILLGPDVLGWVEPDRFISLFADFGLAMLFYLAGREIDFAAIRGTPTVRAGIGWLISLVLAVAVALLIEPGIGAAFIAIALTSTALGALLPILRDAGLVRTPFGASILAIGAVGEFGPLLAISLFLSGRSPLHAALVLIAFAVIAGVLMFIAARGDGARLHRAIEASLHTSGQFVVRLVMFVLLSLVALSIFLGIDMLLGAFAAGVLGKLLLQGAPAREAEITEAKIEAVGFGLLVPVFFINTGITFDLHALVSDTRTLVLLPVFAVLLLVTRGIPTALLARKGSSVRDRVSTGFFGATGLPIIVAVTALGVDAGDLDPGLAAALVGAGLVSVLVYPLVALSIRTSRSRRPRQESNLRPRD; encoded by the coding sequence GTGACCGTCGACCTGTCCACGCTCGTGCTCGTGCCGGCGATCGCCGCGATCGCCCCGCTCGCGACACGCGCGGTCGGGCGCTGGCTGGCGATCCCGCTGGTCGTCTTCGAGATCACGCTCGGCATCCTGCTCGGGCCCGACGTGCTCGGCTGGGTCGAGCCCGACCGCTTCATCTCGCTCTTCGCCGACTTCGGCCTGGCGATGCTGTTCTACCTCGCCGGCCGGGAGATCGACTTCGCCGCGATCCGCGGCACGCCCACCGTCCGCGCGGGCATCGGCTGGCTGATCTCGCTCGTACTCGCGGTCGCGGTCGCCCTGCTGATCGAACCGGGCATCGGCGCCGCCTTCATCGCGATCGCGCTGACCTCGACCGCGCTCGGCGCTCTGCTGCCCATCCTCCGTGACGCCGGTCTCGTTCGCACGCCGTTCGGCGCGTCGATCCTCGCCATCGGGGCCGTCGGCGAGTTCGGGCCGCTCCTGGCCATCTCGCTGTTCCTCAGCGGCCGGTCGCCGCTCCACGCGGCCCTGGTGCTCATCGCGTTCGCCGTGATCGCGGGGGTGCTCATGTTCATCGCCGCGCGGGGCGACGGTGCCCGGCTGCACCGCGCGATCGAGGCGAGCCTGCACACGAGCGGGCAGTTCGTGGTCCGGCTCGTCATGTTCGTGCTGCTCTCGCTCGTCGCCCTCTCGATCTTCCTCGGGATCGACATGCTGCTCGGTGCCTTCGCGGCCGGCGTGCTCGGCAAGCTCCTGCTCCAGGGCGCGCCCGCACGAGAGGCCGAGATCACGGAGGCCAAGATCGAAGCCGTGGGATTCGGGCTCCTCGTGCCGGTGTTCTTCATCAACACCGGCATCACGTTCGACCTGCACGCGCTGGTGTCCGACACCCGCACGCTCGTGCTGCTGCCGGTCTTCGCGGTCCTGCTGCTCGTCACCCGAGGCATCCCGACCGCGCTGCTCGCGCGAAAGGGCTCGTCGGTGCGCGATCGGGTCTCGACCGGCTTCTTCGGTGCGACGGGCCTGCCGATCATCGTCGCGGTCACGGCGCTCGGAGTCGATGCCGGCGATCTCGACCCAGGTCTCGCGGCCGCTCTCGTGGGCGCTGGGCTCGTCTCGGTGCTGGTCTACCCGCTCGTGGCCCTGAGCATCCGGACGAGCCGGTCTCGGCGCCCTCGGCAGGAATCGAACCTGCGACCAAGAGATTAG
- the nadE gene encoding ammonia-dependent NAD(+) synthetase, which produces MRDLQARIIEELHVEPSIDPAEQVRRRVDFLKAYLAASGAKGLVLGISGGQDSSLAGRLCQIAVDEMAAEGRAARFVAARLPYGVQRDEDDAQLALDFIQPAEVVDFNVKGGVDGLASDYAEALGAPISDFGKGNVKARMRMIAQYALAGEGGLLVVGTDHAAEAVTGFFTKYGDGGADVLPLSGLTKRQGRELMVHLGAPERLYQKVPTADLLDHDPGQSDEANLGLRYTDIDEFLEGGEIDEAAAEKIEARFLQTRHKRAEPVTMFDAWWRE; this is translated from the coding sequence ATGCGCGACCTCCAGGCCAGGATCATCGAAGAACTGCACGTCGAGCCCTCCATCGACCCGGCCGAGCAGGTCCGTCGGCGCGTCGACTTCCTGAAGGCCTACCTCGCCGCTTCCGGCGCGAAGGGCCTGGTCCTCGGCATCAGCGGCGGACAGGATTCCTCCCTCGCCGGCCGGCTGTGCCAGATCGCGGTCGACGAGATGGCCGCCGAGGGTCGGGCCGCCCGGTTCGTGGCGGCTCGCCTTCCCTACGGCGTGCAGCGCGACGAAGACGACGCGCAGCTCGCGCTCGACTTCATCCAGCCGGCCGAGGTCGTCGACTTCAACGTCAAGGGTGGCGTCGACGGCTTGGCCAGCGACTACGCCGAGGCGCTCGGCGCGCCCATCAGCGACTTCGGCAAGGGCAACGTCAAGGCCCGCATGCGCATGATCGCGCAGTACGCGCTCGCGGGCGAGGGCGGCCTGCTCGTCGTGGGCACCGACCACGCCGCCGAGGCGGTCACCGGCTTCTTCACCAAGTACGGCGACGGCGGCGCCGACGTGCTCCCCCTCTCCGGCCTCACCAAGCGGCAGGGCCGCGAGCTCATGGTGCACCTCGGCGCGCCCGAACGGCTCTACCAGAAGGTGCCGACCGCCGACCTGCTCGATCATGACCCCGGTCAGTCCGACGAGGCGAACCTCGGCCTGCGCTACACCGACATCGACGAGTTCCTCGAGGGTGGCGAGATCGACGAGGCGGCCGCCGAGAAGATCGAGGCGCGCTTCCTGCAGACGCGCCACAAGCGCGCCGAGCCGGTCACGATGTTCGACGCCTGGTGGCGGGAGTGA
- a CDS encoding cation:proton antiporter — protein MQWWNDFVDWLVSDAARPTLFAAAVIFVSLLAAGLLSAWIARRAVRGIIRERDRELRNSAVAALVDAATEASVWNSLTPQEQVLADRAVGQADIQLRLLPVRGADVAADWAAHQLHELKRASATFGYQLDPAVVEFRERLLEWQRHPSRTRRDFRNDLERWRLQRDEPGEQLVAAQDSWVATQHHDRYAPTTGAETQPVPLDASASEEDSADADTDRRPIGQRDAVSAD, from the coding sequence ATGCAGTGGTGGAACGACTTCGTCGACTGGCTCGTCTCGGATGCCGCACGCCCGACTCTCTTCGCGGCGGCGGTCATCTTCGTCTCGCTCCTCGCCGCCGGCCTGCTGTCGGCCTGGATCGCCCGACGCGCGGTGCGCGGCATCATCCGCGAGCGTGATCGGGAGCTGCGCAACTCGGCCGTCGCCGCGCTCGTCGACGCCGCGACCGAGGCCTCCGTATGGAACTCGCTCACGCCGCAGGAGCAGGTGCTCGCCGATCGCGCGGTGGGCCAGGCCGACATCCAGCTGCGCCTCCTGCCTGTCCGTGGGGCGGATGTCGCGGCCGACTGGGCGGCCCACCAGCTCCACGAGCTCAAGCGCGCCTCGGCGACCTTCGGGTACCAGCTCGATCCGGCCGTGGTCGAGTTCCGCGAGCGCCTGCTCGAGTGGCAGCGTCATCCGTCGCGTACGCGACGCGACTTCAGGAACGACCTCGAGCGCTGGCGCCTGCAGCGCGACGAGCCCGGCGAGCAACTCGTCGCCGCGCAGGACTCGTGGGTCGCGACGCAGCATCACGACCGGTACGCACCCACGACGGGCGCGGAGACGCAGCCGGTTCCGCTCGACGCGTCGGCCTCCGAGGAGGACTCGGCGGACGCCGACACCGATCGGCGCCCGATCGGACAGCGCGACGCCGTCAGCGCCGACTGA